The following coding sequences are from one Panicum hallii strain FIL2 chromosome 5, PHallii_v3.1, whole genome shotgun sequence window:
- the LOC112892708 gene encoding uncharacterized protein LOC112892708, with protein MPRAAISVSTFCFGSVEIAATVTRDAAVADAWVRGLRASHPRGAPLVVGLDCKWNKQQQPARGPAWMAPRAAVLQLCAGGAAGCLVLQLLYLGRVPEVLRAFLRDPRVRFVGVGVVGAAARLAADHGLVCAAPVELAGPCDDYLGLVGGGGRLGLKEYAKEVLDLNMEKPDAVAMSDWEKRDLERGQIGYAVVDAYVSYRLGERVLLGR; from the coding sequence atgccGAGGGCGGCGATCTCCGTCTCCACCTTCTGCTTCGGGTCCGTCGAGATCGCGGCCACCGTCACCCGCGACGCCGCGGTCGCGGACGCCTGGGTCCGGGGCCTCCGCGCCTCCCACCCGCGCGGCGCGCCCCTCGTCGTCGGCCTCGACTGCAAGTGGAACAAGCAGCAGCAGCCCGCCCGGGGCCCCGCGTGGATGGCCCCCCGGGCGGCCGTCCTCCAGCTCtgcgcgggcggcgccgccggctgCCTCGTCCTCCAGCTGCTCTACCTCGGCCGCGTCCCGGAGGTGCTGAGGGCGTTCCTCCGCGACCCGCGGGTGCGGTTCGTGGGCGTCGGCGTCGTGGGCGCCGCCGCGAGGCTGGCCGCCGACCACGGGCTCGTGTGCGCGGCGCCCGTGGAGTTGGCGGGCCCCTGCGACGACTACCTGGGCCTCGTGGGCGGGGGCGGCAGGCTGGGCCTCAAGGAGTACGCCAAGGAGGTGCTGGACCTCAACATGGAGAAGCCCGACGCCGTCGCCATGAGCGACTGGGAGAAGCGTGACCTGGAGCGGGGCCAGATCGGGTACGCCGTCGTCGACGCCTACGTGTCCTACAGGCTGGGCGAGAGGGTCTTGTTGGGCCGCTGA
- the LOC112893591 gene encoding uncharacterized protein LOC112893591 isoform X2: MEVNEVRDQDTLVDLEKGNCLPPREDHNGMEINTIAGHAKTKLHSSWDDLVALKEDKSHHISCCSSHCQDSIVKGGESMTSEGEIKVGFLDKAAGDKEKKKWSKKPPRPPRPPTPSPLDPADQKLISELSELAVLKRARIERMKALKKMKNSKPASSIGNLVALVITVIFCLFILWQGVFPRHGASISFHRPSITSVRPHGGLISIQFYKKNVTAVSTRSSSAVLSLS; the protein is encoded by the exons ATGGAGGTAAATGAAGTACGCGACCAAGATACTTTGGTTGACTTGGAGAAAGGCAACTGCTTGCCACCCAGAGAGGACCATAATGGGATGGAGATTAATACAATAGCTGGACATGCAAAGACAAAGCTGCATAGCTCATGGGATGACCTTGTAGCACTGAAGGAGGATAAGAGTCACCACATATCTTGCTGCTCTTCACACTGTCAAGATTCCATTGTTAAAGGTGGAGAGTCTATGACGTCTGAAGGGGAGATTAAGGTTGGGTTTTTGGATAAAGCAGCTGGCGAtaaggaaaagaaaaaatggTCTAAGAAGCCACCCCGACCTCCAAGACCACCGACTCCTTCACCATTAGACCCTGCTGATCAGAAGCTCATTAGTGAACTATCTGAGCTTGCAGTGTTAAAAAGGGCTAGGATTGAGCGTATGAAGGCGTTGAAGAAGATGAAGAATTCCAAACCAGCATCTTCCATTGGGAACCTGGTAGCTTTGGTTATTACTGTTATCTTCTGCTTGTTCATACTTTGGCAAG GGGTTTTCCCAAGGCATGGGGCCAGCATAAGCTTCCATAGGCCATCTATAACATCAGTCAGACCACATGGTGGTCTTATCTCCATCCAGTTCTACAAGAAGAATGTCACAGCTGTCAGCACCCGCAGTTCCTCTGCTGTTCTAAG TTTATCTTAG
- the LOC112892707 gene encoding Werner Syndrome-like exonuclease, with protein MSAMRFTMPGTQASSNPTTRLTVRFGSATIDTTVTRDAAAADEWVRAVRAAHPRGGGPLIVGLDCEWKPNYRSWTTSRVAVLQLCAGARCLVLQLFYVDRVPASVRSLLADRDVRLVGIGVGEDAARLAADYGLACAAPVDLEARCNDHLGRCAGGRRLGLKGFAREVLGLVMEKPRGVTMSNWEKHDLDEAQIRYACIDAYVSYKLGERVLITS; from the coding sequence ATGTCGGCGATGCGCTTCACCATGCCAGGCACCCAAGCTTCCTCCAACCCCACCACCCGCCTCACCGTCCGCTTCGGCTCCGCCACGATCGACACCACGGTCACCCGCGACGCCGCTGCCGCCGATGAGTGGGTCCGCGCCGTACGCGCCGCCCacccgcgcggcggcggccctctCATCGTCGGCCTGGACTGCGAGTGGAAGCCCAACTACCGCAGCTGGACGACCTCCAGGGTGGCCGTCCTCCAGCTCTGCGCCGGCGCCCGCTGCCTCGTCCTCCAGCTCTTCTACGTCGACCGCGTCCCGGCGTCCGTCCGGAGCCTCCTCGCCGACCGCGACGTGCGGCTCGTCGGCATCGGCGTCGGCGAGGACGCCGCGAGGCTAGCCGCCGACTACGGCCTCGCTTGCGCCGCGCCGGTCGACCTGGAGGCCCGCTGCAACGACCACCTGGGACGCTGCGCTGGCGGGAGGAGACTGGGGCTCAAGGGCTTTGCCAGGGAGGTGCTGGGGCTGGTCATGGAGAAGCCCCGCGGTGTGACCATGAGCAACTGGGAGAAGCATGACCTCGACGAGGCCCAGATCCGGTACGCGTGCATCGACGCGTACGTGTCTTACAAGCTGGGCGAGAGGGTCCTCATCACCAGCTGA
- the LOC112892706 gene encoding probable pectinesterase 29, which produces MALAVALAVLASMAAVPRGRCDAAGTVVRSIFVNRNGSADFESVQHAVDSVPFGNGQWIRVHVAAGVYNEKVIIPQNKSFILLEGEGRQQTSIEWADHAGRDSSTAASPTFAAYSADFMARDITFKNTYGDGDGGMSPAVAALVSGDRSSFYRCGFVGVQDTLSDMDGRHYYEGCYIEGAMDFIFGNGQSIFQGCDIRTAPTPVSPGFITAQGRQSEADTSGFVFKGCTVRGDTPAYLGRAWRRYARVIFYRTDMSGVVVGQGWDAWNYKGREDTLTMVEAGCTGQGSNRTGRVPWTKALSDGELAKFVDLSYISGDGWLDAQPR; this is translated from the exons ATGGCGCTGGCCGTTGCGCTCGCCGTGCTGGCTTCCATGGCCGCCGTGCCTCGGGGCCGCTGCGACGCCGCGGGCACCGTGGTGCGGAGCATCTTCGTCAACCGGAACGGGAGCGCCGACTTCGAGTCCGTCCAGCACGCCGTCGACTCTGTCCCGTTCGGCAACGGCCAGTGGATCCGAGTTCACGTCGCCGCTGGCGTCTACAA TGAGAAGGTGATCATACCTCAGAACAAGAGCTTCATCCTGCTGGAAGGCGAGGGGAGGCAGCAGACGTCGATCGAGTGGGCGGACCACGCCGGCCGGGACTCGAGCACCGCCGCCTCCCCGACGTTCGCGGCGTACTCCGCCGACTTCATGGCCCGCGACATCACCTTCAAG AACACGTACGGCGACGGGGACGGCgggatgtcgccggcggtggcggcgctggttTCCGGCGACCGGTCGTCGTTCTACCGGTGCGGGTTCGTGGGCGTCCAGGACACGCTGAGTGACATGGACGGGCGGCACTACTACGAGGGCTGCTACATCGAGGGCGCCATGGACTTCATCTTCGGCAACGGCCAGTCCATCTTCCAGGGCTGCGACATCCGGACGGCCCCAACGCCGGTGTCGCCCGGGTTCATCACGGCGCAGGGCCGGCAGAGCGAGGCGGACACGAGCGGCTTCGTGTTCAAGGGCTGCACCGTGCGGGGCGACACGCCGGCGTACCTGGGCCGCGCGTGGCGGCGCTACGCCAGGGTCATCTTCTACCGGACGGACATGTCCGGCGTCGTCGTCGGCCAGGGATGGGACGCCTGGAACTACAAGGGCAGGGA GGACACGCTGACGATGGTGGAGGCGGGGTGCACGGGGCAGGGGTCCAACCGGACGGGGAGGGTGCCGTGGACCAAGGCGTTGAGCGACGGCGAGCTCGCAAAGTTCGTCGACCTCTCCTACATCTCCGGCGACGGCTGGCTCGACGCGCAGCCGCGATAG
- the LOC112894405 gene encoding S-norcoclaurine synthase 1-like yields MAHPKTGGYLPVPNVQALAQTWNGSGDLVPDRYVRTEEEATAEEDVAGCALPVVDLGRLLDPRSSEEELANLGSACQHWGYFQLINNGVPEEVIRDVRRDIAEFFKLPLEAKKACAQAPDDIQGYGQGFVFSETQKLDWADMIYLKLRPMESRNMRFWPAHPPSFRNSVDRFSTEVVKVTSSLLRLMAVDMGVKPERLLEKFGGQPQTMKVTYYPPCRQAGDVLGLSPHTDACAVTLLLHVNDVQGLQIRRDDGRWLAVEPLEGAFIVNVGDTLQMLSNGKYKSVEHRVTVHPDRERVSAAMFHQLLPNTTVGPLPELVKGSGGARYKSVDYTDFMKHFFSTKHDKGVSHLDHYRI; encoded by the exons ATGGCGCACCCGAAAACAGGAGGGTATCTGCCGGTGCCCAACGTGCAGGCACTCGCGCAGACTTGGAACGGCTCCGGCGATCTGGTGCCTGACAGGTACGTCAGGACAGAGGAGGAGGCCACCGCCGAGGAGGACGTCGCCGGATGCGCGCTTCCAGTCGTCGACCTCGGCAGGCTCCTCGATCCCCGGTCGTCGGAAGAGGAGCTTGCGAACCTCGGCTCTGCCTGTCAGCACTGGGGTTACTTCCAG CTCATCAACAATGGCGTGCCGGAAGAGGTGATCCGGGACGTGAGGAGAGACATAGCCGAGTTCTTCAAGCTCCCGCTCGAAGCCAAGAAGGCGTGCGCGCAAGCTCCGGACGACATCCAGGGCTACGGCCAGGGCTTCGTCTTCTCCGAGACGCAAAAGCTGGACTGGGCGGACATGATCTACCTCAAGCTTCGCCCCATGGAGTCGCGGAACATGAGGTTCTGGCCCGCCCACCCTCCGTCCTTCAG GAACTCCGTGGATAGGTTCTCGACGGAGGTGGTGAAGGTGACGTCGTCCTTGCTGCGGTTGATGGCCGTGGACATGGGCGTGAAGCCGGAGCGCCTCCTGGAGAAGTTTGGGGGCCAGCCGCAGACAATGAAGGTGACCTACTACCCGCCGTGCAGGCAGGCCGGCGATGTGCTCGGCCTGTCGCCGCACACCGACGCCTGCGCCGTGACGCTGCTGCTCCACGTCAACGACGTGCAGGGCTTGCAGATCAGGAGGGACGACGGCAGGTGGCTCGCCGTCGAACCTCTCGAGGGTGCATTCATCGTCAACGTCGGTGACACACTCCAG ATGTTAAGCAACGGCAAGTACAAAAGTGTTGAGCATAGGGTCACGGTGCACCCAGACAGAGAGCGCGTCTCCGCGGCGATGTTCCACCAGCTACTCCCGAACACGACGGTCGGCCCTCTGCCTGAGCTCGTGAAAGGCAGCGGCGGGGCGCGGTACAAATCGGTGGATTACACGGATTTTATGAAGCACTTCTTCTCCACGAAGCATGATAAAGGAGTGAGCCACCTCGACCACTACAGGATTTAA
- the LOC112893591 gene encoding uncharacterized protein LOC112893591 isoform X1: protein MEVNEVRDQDTLVDLEKGNCLPPREDHNGMEINTIAGHAKTKLHSSWDDLVALKEDKSHHISCCSSHCQDSIVKGGESMTSEGEIKVGFLDKAAGDKEKKKWSKKPPRPPRPPTPSPLDPADQKLISELSELAVLKRARIERMKALKKMKNSKPASSIGNLVALVITVIFCLFILWQGVFPRHGASISFHRPSITSVRPHGGLISIQFYKKNVTAVSTRSSSAVLRLLYLFFFSSLS from the exons ATGGAGGTAAATGAAGTACGCGACCAAGATACTTTGGTTGACTTGGAGAAAGGCAACTGCTTGCCACCCAGAGAGGACCATAATGGGATGGAGATTAATACAATAGCTGGACATGCAAAGACAAAGCTGCATAGCTCATGGGATGACCTTGTAGCACTGAAGGAGGATAAGAGTCACCACATATCTTGCTGCTCTTCACACTGTCAAGATTCCATTGTTAAAGGTGGAGAGTCTATGACGTCTGAAGGGGAGATTAAGGTTGGGTTTTTGGATAAAGCAGCTGGCGAtaaggaaaagaaaaaatggTCTAAGAAGCCACCCCGACCTCCAAGACCACCGACTCCTTCACCATTAGACCCTGCTGATCAGAAGCTCATTAGTGAACTATCTGAGCTTGCAGTGTTAAAAAGGGCTAGGATTGAGCGTATGAAGGCGTTGAAGAAGATGAAGAATTCCAAACCAGCATCTTCCATTGGGAACCTGGTAGCTTTGGTTATTACTGTTATCTTCTGCTTGTTCATACTTTGGCAAG GGGTTTTCCCAAGGCATGGGGCCAGCATAAGCTTCCATAGGCCATCTATAACATCAGTCAGACCACATGGTGGTCTTATCTCCATCCAGTTCTACAAGAAGAATGTCACAGCTGTCAGCACCCGCAGTTCCTCTGCTGTTCTAAG GTTGTTGTATTTGTTTTTCTTCTCCAGTTTATCTTAG